gtacgtataataatattctatataaaaaaaaaagaaattctCTCACACCCCATTTTAATAAAGAgaatggaaataatatcagtaatcatataaataatgtaaatCATGTATTTAAAGAAAGAAGTGCATTAGATTATTCTCTTAGCGAATTAGATAATATTCTATTTATAGGGAATCAAactaatattaaattaaaattacaaaattcatatattgtcaaccaaataaaaaatattaatattattaatactCATATACCtcagataaaaaaaatattaaaaaaaattaaacacTACAATTTAAAGAAAACTATAATTTTAGCAATTGTGATAGCTCTTtgtatatttgttttttttatgttcaGATAGCTGTCTACACTATGTAAGTTTATTCATTCAATATACACTTTTTTTcatgtattattttgtatggAATTATATTCTTACTATAATGAGAATATGCAAAATATGTGACGCGAAGAATATCTCTATATATAGCATAAAACCGTACTATACACacttctatatatttatatatataaataattattaccACTTGTAtgctatatttttgataatcattttattataatattttaccCCCTATAAGAAGTTGCCACAACAATATATCCTTATATTAACTACATTTGTATGTATGAACACACGTGTAAATTTCTATTTGAGCAATGAGTTTCGATGCTTGGaaaaagttatattttttaatagaaatttaatgataatattttcttttgaaCAGAATTTGTATGTGTGAATGTGATCACATGCAATGctgtatttttttgtgtgcGTATTATTcgttttttaataaaaataatacaaaactatgtttatatttttatataaatatattttgtcaAATTGAAGATAAACAacatttgttatttttttattaaatcacttaaaaaattgatatatatatatatatatatatatatactttgaTACAAATTGGTATCAAAAATAGCAATTTGTGTAATAATCGGGAATGCTTACTCGTATGTATAATATGTGAAGGTACTCTTAAAAggttttaaaatatatggaaTAAGCAAATAGGCGCACAGAGCCTATAAAAAATCCGGTGAAATTCAAGcccaaaataatatgcaagtataaaatatatgggCATACATATCAAAAATGCCTATATGATATAACAAGCATATAAATGAAtgttttacaaatatatatctcACAAAACTGGGTTCAAATTAGTTTGACTTTCCTGTACACaatatttgattttattCGGGGTATTCAATTGTATTTCGGTGTGTggacattttttttttttttcaacaaTTAATCGAACTGctttaattttatgatCATCAATTTTGAGATAATTCGGATAAGGCTGACCATAATTCGTAAATAAACTCATACCAGTATCGataagaaaataatgattatTACAATAAGAGCCAATTTGGTGTGATGGTTGTCTAGTATGTCCGACAACTAGATATTTAGCATCATATTTATCTAAAATTTGAAATAATTCTGaacatttttctttttcataataaGGTACATTTCTGGACATAGCATCACTCCATAATACTCCATCTCGacttaaataattttgaaatgaatcatattttattggtttgcaattattttctatttggAGTCGagtttttaaatttatatcatttatacTAAGTTTcgatattaataaatttaatccTCCATGTGTAAATATGATATTGTTAACTTTAACCATTGGTGGTAATCGTATTAATCTTTTATGATATTCTCCATAGGGGTTTACAAAACTATGATATCTATAATTAGCATCattatgaaaaaacatttcaatttcttttggatttacataattaaaataaccacataaatttaattgttCGTGGTTTCccattattaatattaccctactatttttttttattgcttCTTTTTgcaatttaaataaaaagttataaaTTATTGGACCATATATTCCACGATCGAATACATCACCATTTTGTActaataaaacattatcACCAATCcaattatcattttcaccGATCAATTTTGAATGCCTTAAAATTAGCTTTAAGCTTTCTATGTCTCCATGTATATCTCCTATAGCTATAATTTTGCCAttccattttatattatcatatttattataatatgaactatctaattttttcttatcaatcactaaatttttaaataaaaaaggatGTTTAGAACCAGGTTTACTTTCACCCTTTTTAACTATTGCAATATATAGAAACAACAATATGTATAATGCCTTCTtaaaaatcatttttacCTCTATGCGTTcatacatgtatatattcgAGATgcatcattatttttttcaaaatatgtTTGTTACAAATAGCGAAAGTTGCACCTAATTAGGCAGATTCAATTATGATGCATGCCTATTTTAACTGGGAAATGTTTCAATTACTTTGTTTTTTTGTCCTGCACATGCAAATTTGCATATACTTTATAAACTGATAGGTTGTCAACTTAGTATTTGTTTTCctcaatatatatacacatgcaatatatatttgttgaCAACGTTATTCAATATTAACTATAAACAAgcttatattaaaaaaaccATGCAATTATTGATGTAAAACATAGTTTTATATCTTAACGATGGATACTtcaatatttattacattttattgtttcctttttaaatattcgCTGGAAATAAATCACAATACATAAATGGTGACATAAGGGTCCCCAAAGTGAAAACATGTATAACAGTTACTATTCCAAAAGGGAGCAAATACACACCAATTGTTagttgaaaataatattccttttttaataaaaaaataaaattaaattaaaaaaataaaattaaattaaaaaaaataataaaactaaagtgatatatttttacccTTTTTTTCCCTTCGCattaatatacattttaaataattttacgTCCTTTTACTTCAAAAATTTACAttattgtttataattaagcttgaaaatatttacaaataaCTAGCGCATATTTTATCtcatgatatttttttgcataaataaacacatatatagttgtaacaatatatatgctaatatttatattttttcacaaTGTAAAagttatattcatatttgtTTGATAAACAAAATTGCATATAGCATTAAAAAGgttacacaaaaaaaaacgaaataaAGAAGTATGAAATtagcaaaataaaatgaaaatgctACATATAGGAGATGTActaaattcatttattatccatatgcattaaaaattaacaaaaataatatataaactgggtgatagtaataaaacaataacatatacataatagTTGAAAAAtcttaataaaaaaaactatatcGATACTTATGAGGAATATATTCATGAAAATACGTATAAACGTGCACatagtaaataaatataagatAATTAACAAACTTTTTCAATCATGTTTGTTTGCACACATaattatatcaaaataaagTTTTGGCTGTGAGAAAAAAGGtaaattcatatttttatttttataaatattaaaaaatgcacattaaatttttgtaCTTAATTTACCTTATTCCAAAATGTgcgcatatatatgtttatttttgtaattcaTTTTCAAAACATGTTGTACAATAAATAGGAGAAACTATATCATTcttcatttaataaatttctGCTATTAAAATCGCTCTTTAAGTCTTTTAGCAAGTATGTTCAATTTGTTGAAAATTTTTCCTTGAGTTGATCCAAGAATTAAACTACATATAGAATATCTAGccattttaatattattaaaactaCCTagtatatgtattttatcACCTGCTATTACTATTCTTGTTTTTGTTGCATTTTCAATAGCATATTTAGTTGATCCATTGCTACCACATATTCTACCAATACATCGAGATAAATGATCtccttttaatattttaacatcttttatttgaaaactttcaatatataaatcatcTATTCTCAATAACGCTAAGGCATCTTCAATGCTGAATCCAAGTAAATATGCTTTAATATAATCTGAggatttttgtaaattatttttatcctCTGTTAATTTGCATGTTCTTACTTCTATTTTATCTTTGTTCATACGTATTtctaattttaaatttgttacAATTGGCTTTATTAATTCAAgccaattattttttactgaTGATATTCTTTGTCTAGGTATAGTTATAATTCtcatttcatttttattaatagaactatcattattttttttgatatttttaaatattaatttgttttttacttttttattattatctgtATCATTATCTtgcaatatattttctaagGTCAGAACGTTTCGTGTTTCTTCACCATTCACGCCGTTATCCTTTTCCTCgattttttcttttgttaCGTTTTTCCTATCATCCCGTATAGTCGCcgaatttttaataattctttTTGTCATTTTGTCTCCTTTAAATGCGTAtttatcaatatatatatatttatttatttgtttaatgGCCATATAAATAGCAAATTGAAACCTCTTTTATGTACTAAGTTTTAAATGCTATTTCTTCAATGTCATTTAATTGAgtagttttatttttaaagaattatgcaaaaaaatgtatgtaTAGTTATATTGTGATAAGAAGCATGAATATTTCAAtgttttatcatttttaaatatatataacatgcattataaattatattgcatttttaagaaaaataaatgactgtgaattttaaaacacaaagaaaattactcatacaattttttattaaaaaaaacatattactttttaatttattaattaaaatttatttccatcgttctacatttatatgttaaaaaaataatatattatatccatttatatactaatatattatttatttttttatatgcattcttatattttttaaaatatatttttattctctATATATGCCTTTTGGTGATAGTATATATAGACTTTTCAATTGCTACTAcaccaaaaaaaattataataataaatgctacaaaattatgttgtgataaaaataaatataaaattaataaaacgAAAATTagttacaaaataaaagggcactattaaaaaaacataaaacaGGCAAAAGTGTTCCTTTATGTAATTGATAGCAATTAGAGGCATAAATTCCAATGCAATCTTTTGCGAAAAATGCAACTacattgatatatattcctactgaatttgttttttacttgacattttttctttataaatatatatattattaagtagtataatataataacgCGACGTTTTAAGGATATTATCCaataattgtaaaaaataagtagcagttatgtatatataaaaatattgttaagTATATGCTGCATTTTAttggaatatattttggtCATAAACTTTCaaagtttttttataaatttgtagcatttttatatatattttttgacaTTGCGTAAAAGAGAAGTACAACCGAAacatttgatatatttatgctccttatatatttaaacttTACATACTAAAAGGctaaatgatatattaaatcgttattaagtttataaaataatcgTATGTAACAACTATTAttagtataaaaaaataaagcatGTAAGATAAAAggcaaaaattatatagaaTAAACAATTTGTTGTAATTGAGAAGAACTGGTTATGTAATTCCATGGTAAATCTTAAAATGAACTGATTATAGCATATGCCAATTAAAATCTAAAATTGTCTCTTAATTCGAggtttcaaaaaaaatgaagtaAAATAACCTAATTCAATTAAATCTTCAatgtatatgtatacaaattataaaaattacgACAAGAAcaattatgttttatttttcggTATCTTTTTCTATACACATGTTTCTTTACTGAACCAAATGAagatatgaaaaaaaagtgttttcaaaaatatctGACTTAAAAGAATAATTAATCAACATTTTTAAGACGtcatcatatatattttttgatatatttattatttctgagttagatattttattctcatcaccttttttttttaaacaatataatactTTCATTACTTTTTGAAAACATATAgaattttcatcataatatttttttgtattcaTTATGTTACAAATATACAACTTTTTAATAaggatttttatttcaataattttgattttttcaTAGCTTTTTAAGTAAAAAATTGCTATGTTATGtttttccattttgttatgcatatattcgCTAAGGAATATTGAGTTATTGtagtttttaaaaatgttctTGTTTTTAAGAagcatttttattttatgctTAAACAAGTAAAtctttaaattaaatttctcacaattattattatcactaTTAGCATTATTGTTTCCTTCCGaagtgtttttttttgcacaCTTTTCAAAGCGATccattgttttttttttttcatgaaatgataatttttttttaattatttctttatatttgtctggattattttctattagTGGATACTTGGACTTATTagattttaataaaaaaaattgattaATGTTAACATATTCATCTTTGTTAATGTTTTTGCTTAATCCACATAAAACTGCattcatattattgttaatttCGTTAATCCCATTATTAATTTTCGAAAAATTAGTTATCGAGTGATTTCTTTCATTTTCCAAATAACCCAATGTATTGTAACAAaattcacaaaaaaaaaaacacctATAGTTTTTAGCTTCGTTTCTATTAATTActatattataatgatttattaaattataattaaagcATAAagaatttgaaaatatgtaaatgtTATTATCAGTATCTTTTATAGAATCCCATGAAACTGTTTCACATTCCTCACAAAATGCGtgatcaaaaaaattaggtatatttaaatatacataaggCATTATAAgattaatttttgtataaaacataatgtttttattgCATATTTTGCATTGTATTATGTTTTCTTTTAGTTTTAGCATGTTGTCTAATTCTctatttttacatatatcaaaaaaactggtattttttctatttacaattatttctactaataatattatactcaattttttatttaacaCAAAATTAATTGATTTAATCTTTCCATTTAATATTGTTAACATGGAAGgtagaattatatatttacacatttttttttttttctcttttaattgtatatttatctCTTTGCTAAATTCGCCCTTACTGGAAATTTCTTGTATTTCTAACACACTATTTAAATCACAAAACTGATTATTTTCGaattctattttttttttctcctCATTCTTCCCTTTTAATGTTTGAAATGTGTTCATTTtagtttcatttttattattgttaccGTGTATGGCATTTTGCTTTATTTCTACAAATCGTTTTTTcgtttcattttcattctCTGTTTTCGTGTTTATACATTTATctgtacatatattttcgtcaatatctaaatttttatactttgaaaaatatatttcctcCTTTTTTATGAGTTTATTATATCCCAAAATGTTGGGGTTGCtattattatgattattattatagttTTTATAAGCATCTTTTTCACATATTTCATTATGCTCccttttttctatattaacAGAATTGTCTTCACCTTtgttaacaaaataattgatACAGTTtaattgaatttttttggAGGGGAAAGCATTTTGTGCTCCATCATTTCCACCTTTTATAGAAGATTCTGCATTGTATGAGTTATTTTTGTCtgaacatttttttattgataatatttttttatcattctcagaatcatttttatgattatatataagcGTGAATTTAACTTTATACAAATggaaatttttaatattttttttttttttgattataATAGAAGCTTTAACATGATTTAAAGCAATTTTGGAAGTGAGTAAATAGTTAATAAACGATTTTGTGAAAATATCGAATTGGATATTTAATGACACAATATTTTGCTTGACATAATATTCAgcatatttcattattaaatatacgcatcaaaaaacaaaaaaatataataatactaaATTGGAGAGCCagattaaaattaaatacaaaaaaaggATAATAAATGTCATTTATCGGAAAAAAAacctttatttataataaagtaaatctacatatttttgttgGGTACTATACACagaaataatattacatataaatgatttattatgttaattaattttccattgcaataatttaatttatgctgtattcattttttaaaacttgGAGTCCTAAATAATactatttctttatattcaATCTATTTTTTCGATCTTGTGTTATATATTCTACAAATAGCATTTTTGCTATCtctattatttattattttttttcacaatttAGCCAtgaatatgtttatatttttctttttttttacaggagccaattttataaaatattacaaattttttttcacgcATTGCTTTTCTATATCGCATATACACATAAATAATGTAGTGTGATATTTTTCattcttttcatttttatttcaattaATTCATATCATTTGAAATATTGTTTATGAGTTATATTAAACAATATAAGAGCATTTTGATCTAGAATctaacataaaataataattcgaatcaccaaataataatttattatatatttttattatattaccaaaaatagtaacaatataaagtagataaaaaaaaatgctttataattattatatagtaTTTTAATAGCTATTTTTATGTT
This DNA window, taken from Plasmodium berghei ANKA genome assembly, chromosome: 13, encodes the following:
- a CDS encoding pre-rRNA-processing protein PNO1, putative, which codes for MTKRIIKNSATIRDDRKNVTKEKIEEKDNGVNGEETRNVLTLENILQDNDTDNNKKVKNKLIFKNIKKNNDSSINKNEMRIITIPRQRISSVKNNWLELIKPIVTNLKLEIRMNKDKIEVRTCKLTEDKNNLQKSSDYIKAYLLGFSIEDALALLRIDDLYIESFQIKDVKILKGDHLSRCIGRICGSNGSTKYAIENATKTRIVIAGDKIHILGSFNNIKMARYSICSLILGSTQGKIFNKLNILAKRLKERF
- a CDS encoding shewanella-like protein phosphatase 1, producing the protein MIFKKALYILLFLYIAIVKKGESKPGSKHPFLFKNLVIDKKKLDSSYYNKYDNIKWNGKIIAIGDIHGDIESLKLILRHSKLIGENDNWIGDNVLLVQNGDVFDRGIYGPIIYNFLFKLQKEAIKKNSRVILIMGNHEQLNLCGYFNYVNPKEIEMFFHNDANYRYHSFVNPYGEYHKRLIRLPPMVKVNNIIFTHGGLNLLISKLSINDINLKTRLQIENNCKPIKYDSFQNYLSRDGVLWSDAMSRNVPYYEKEKCSELFQILDKYDAKYLVVGHTRQPSHQIGSYCNNHYFLIDTGMSLFTNYGQPYPNYLKIDDHKIKAVRLIVEKKKKCPHTEIQLNTPNKIKYCVQESQTNLNPVL